One part of the Verrucomicrobiia bacterium genome encodes these proteins:
- a CDS encoding SET domain-containing protein-lysine N-methyltransferase, with translation MNSTQPPATTPAESGDSKHSLVRFTYSSIHGTGGFARCDIPAGTRVIEYVGERIDKAEARRRCEADNRYIFYLNEAWDIDGDVPWNPARFLNHSCVPNCESELDEDAGRVWIIALRDIKAGEELSFNYGYDLADYLDHPCRCGAPGCVGYIVSEEHFDHVRSRAAKKAN, from the coding sequence ATGAACAGCACTCAACCACCCGCGACGACGCCCGCTGAATCGGGCGACTCGAAGCATTCCCTGGTGCGCTTCACCTATTCATCGATTCACGGCACAGGCGGCTTTGCCCGGTGCGACATTCCCGCCGGCACGCGGGTCATCGAATATGTGGGGGAGCGGATCGACAAGGCCGAGGCCCGGCGGCGCTGCGAAGCCGACAACCGCTACATCTTTTACCTCAACGAGGCATGGGACATCGACGGCGACGTGCCCTGGAATCCGGCGCGCTTTCTCAACCACAGTTGCGTGCCCAATTGCGAATCGGAACTGGACGAGGACGCAGGACGCGTCTGGATCATTGCACTGCGCGACATCAAGGCGGGCGAGGAACTGTCCTTCAACTACGGTTATGACCTGGCCGACTATCTTGATCATCCGTGCCGGTGCGGCGCGCCGGGGTGCGTGGGCTACATCGTATCGGAGGAACACTTCGACCATGTGCGGTCCCGGGCGGCCAAAAAGGCGAACTGA
- a CDS encoding pseudouridine synthase, which yields MAKLPYIEFANGFRIPILHEDRNVIAIDKPQGWMLAPVSWQSTGRNLFAALTSSVNAGDFWAKSRNLKFVRFVHRLDADTSGVLLLVKTPGALPAFTELFEDRKVEKIYLAVVHGMPEVVEWKCRLRIAPMPDRPGRMEINNAQGKDSETLFRVIDKRADRALVMCWPLTGRTHQIRLHLAAVGHPVWGDELYGPVPVTTSDKTESKLALRAIHLSYRDPFLAEPVHIAAASDAFLKAHGFDPANAALQNRTAPERALEHPKARLEERRRVEKEKRQEERSQRRHEAQEGEWESRPARSDWQQDEAFAAQADAAGEARRSPRSFDRRQPAEGRFSARPRRSESGASRFGEARFGRKPFRGPREFADGVGGREARRPGSFARGDRRSGGNRPGSFDRSGGGRPDREGNRFEQDFRRPRRPYGNSREGDAGREPRRRAAGGGPGVFKSSAQYGLKAGFQKSGAFPASSRRPFGAGPKREMLRTGEGKRPFRSQQGERGAGQFRGGKPGWKKKTGPRSFRKF from the coding sequence GTGGCCAAGTTGCCTTACATCGAATTCGCCAACGGCTTTCGCATTCCCATCCTCCACGAGGATCGGAACGTCATCGCCATCGACAAACCGCAGGGCTGGATGCTGGCGCCCGTTTCGTGGCAGAGCACCGGCCGGAATCTTTTTGCCGCCCTCACATCGTCCGTAAACGCCGGTGATTTCTGGGCCAAATCACGGAATCTGAAGTTCGTCCGCTTCGTTCACCGGCTCGATGCCGACACGTCGGGTGTGCTGCTGCTCGTCAAAACACCCGGCGCGCTCCCGGCCTTCACGGAATTGTTCGAGGACCGCAAGGTGGAGAAGATTTATCTGGCGGTCGTGCACGGCATGCCCGAAGTGGTGGAGTGGAAATGCCGGCTGCGTATTGCGCCCATGCCCGACCGGCCCGGACGAATGGAAATCAACAATGCACAGGGCAAGGACAGCGAAACCCTGTTCCGGGTGATCGACAAGCGGGCTGACCGGGCGCTCGTCATGTGCTGGCCGCTCACGGGCCGCACGCACCAGATTCGCCTGCACCTGGCTGCCGTCGGACATCCGGTTTGGGGCGATGAACTTTACGGACCCGTGCCGGTCACGACCTCGGACAAGACGGAATCAAAACTCGCACTGCGGGCCATCCACCTCAGCTATCGCGACCCGTTCCTGGCGGAACCGGTGCACATTGCCGCGGCATCGGACGCCTTCCTCAAAGCCCATGGGTTTGACCCGGCCAATGCCGCATTGCAGAACCGGACGGCGCCGGAGCGGGCGTTGGAGCATCCCAAGGCCCGCTTGGAGGAGCGGCGGCGCGTGGAAAAGGAAAAACGTCAAGAGGAACGCAGTCAGCGCCGGCATGAAGCGCAGGAAGGCGAATGGGAATCGCGTCCCGCGCGATCTGACTGGCAGCAGGACGAGGCATTTGCGGCGCAGGCCGACGCGGCCGGCGAAGCCCGACGATCACCCCGTTCCTTTGACCGCCGCCAGCCGGCGGAAGGCCGTTTCAGCGCCCGCCCGCGACGAAGCGAAAGCGGCGCCAGCCGGTTTGGCGAGGCGCGATTTGGGCGGAAGCCCTTCCGCGGCCCGCGTGAGTTTGCGGACGGCGTAGGCGGGCGCGAAGCCCGCCGTCCCGGCAGCTTTGCGCGCGGCGACCGCCGCTCCGGCGGCAACCGTCCCGGCTCGTTTGATCGGTCCGGTGGCGGCCGGCCGGACCGGGAGGGAAATCGCTTTGAGCAGGATTTTCGTCGGCCTCGGCGTCCCTATGGCAATTCCCGCGAGGGTGATGCAGGACGTGAGCCGCGCCGCCGCGCCGCGGGTGGCGGGCCCGGCGTTTTCAAATCCTCGGCCCAGTATGGTCTGAAAGCCGGTTTTCAAAAGTCCGGCGCTTTTCCGGCAAGCAGCCGTCGCCCGTTTGGCGCCGGTCCAAAACGCGAAATGCTGCGCACCGGGGAAGGCAAACGTCCGTTCCGTTCGCAGCAGGGCGAACGCGGCGCCGGGCAGTTCCGCGGTGGCAAACCGGGCTGGAAGAAGAAGACAGGACCGCGGTCGTTCCGCAAATTCTGA
- a CDS encoding glycosyltransferase, giving the protein MRILIATATAGGGHLAAAAAVEEAWRNLRPADALEKLDLVQFFSPLHRRIHADGYEKMVEHAPELWGMLFSKTDDPKVVARLNRLRRVFTPTSSLKLEKHVKRSKPDVIICTHYSPLEVLARLKRGPGAPAPYVVSVVTDFEAHALWMSDCVDLYCVAAEATCARLVARGAAPANVAVTGIPISARFAQPVEPREICQRFGLRDDQPVVLLLGGGFGWGPISETLAELDKIEARFQTLVVCGRNQELRREVAAQDRRHPTHVLGFVSNMNELMAVSDVVITKPGGLTTSEALASGLPMVVINPIPGQEAANSDFLLQAGAAIKVNRIEEMSHRLGQLLGGKKLAAMSKAARAVGRPTSARNVCEAVLQRIAHLK; this is encoded by the coding sequence ATGCGAATCCTCATAGCGACGGCCACCGCGGGGGGCGGCCACCTCGCGGCGGCGGCGGCGGTCGAAGAAGCGTGGCGCAACCTGCGGCCCGCCGACGCGCTGGAAAAGCTCGATTTGGTGCAGTTTTTTTCGCCGCTGCACCGGCGCATTCATGCGGACGGCTACGAAAAAATGGTCGAACATGCGCCTGAACTTTGGGGCATGCTGTTCAGCAAGACGGATGATCCGAAGGTGGTGGCCCGCTTGAACCGTCTGCGGCGGGTGTTCACCCCCACGTCCAGCCTCAAGCTGGAAAAGCATGTCAAGCGCAGCAAGCCCGACGTCATCATCTGCACCCACTATTCTCCGCTGGAAGTGCTGGCCCGCCTCAAGCGCGGGCCCGGTGCGCCGGCGCCTTACGTTGTCAGCGTGGTGACGGATTTTGAGGCCCACGCGTTGTGGATGAGCGATTGTGTGGACCTGTATTGCGTCGCGGCGGAGGCCACGTGTGCGCGGCTGGTGGCGCGCGGTGCCGCCCCCGCCAATGTGGCGGTGACTGGCATTCCGATTTCGGCCCGGTTTGCACAGCCGGTGGAGCCACGCGAAATCTGCCAGCGCTTCGGTTTGCGCGACGACCAGCCGGTGGTTCTGCTGCTGGGCGGCGGCTTTGGCTGGGGGCCAATCTCCGAAACGCTGGCCGAGCTGGACAAGATTGAAGCCCGTTTCCAGACGCTGGTGGTGTGCGGCCGAAATCAAGAGCTTCGGCGTGAAGTGGCGGCGCAGGATCGCCGGCATCCGACGCATGTGCTGGGTTTCGTGTCGAACATGAACGAGTTGATGGCGGTGTCGGACGTGGTCATCACGAAGCCCGGTGGGCTCACGACGTCCGAGGCGCTGGCCAGCGGCCTGCCCATGGTGGTGATCAATCCCATCCCCGGCCAGGAAGCCGCCAACAGCGATTTTCTCCTGCAAGCCGGGGCCGCCATCAAAGTCAACCGGATCGAGGAAATGTCCCATCGCCTCGGCCAGTTGCTGGGCGGCAAGAAGCTGGCCGCGATGAGCAAGGCGGCCCGTGCGGTCGGCCGGCCCACGTCGGCCCGGAATGTTTGCGAGGCGGTGTTGCAGCGTATTGCGCACCTGAAGTGA
- the cutA gene encoding divalent-cation tolerance protein CutA, producing MKRASGFALVLVTAPSPVVARRLARQALRARLIACANLIPKVESHYWWQGKIESAHEVLLVLKTRRTRLAQLEELVHQQHPYDTPEFVVLGLHAGSQRYLDWLAASC from the coding sequence ATGAAACGCGCCTCTGGATTTGCCCTGGTTCTGGTCACCGCCCCCAGTCCGGTCGTGGCCCGCCGGCTCGCCCGACAGGCGTTGCGCGCCCGGCTGATTGCCTGTGCCAACCTGATCCCCAAAGTTGAGTCGCATTACTGGTGGCAGGGCAAAATCGAGTCCGCCCACGAAGTGCTGCTGGTTTTGAAAACCCGTCGCACCCGGCTGGCGCAATTGGAGGAGCTGGTCCACCAACAGCACCCTTACGACACCCCGGAGTTTGTTGTGCTGGGACTGCACGCCGGCTCGCAGCGTTATCTCGACTGGCTCGCGGCGAGCTGTTGA
- a CDS encoding GNAT family N-acetyltransferase gives MSIELHLHKYPKKVTLKDGFKCTLRPLQRDDERAFFEFFQAIPEKERMFIKHRVQDAAVIRSWCQHIDYGRNFPLLALAENKIIGTATLHQQLGGWKRHIGRISVLMHPQFRGHGTARLLVEEVIDLARNAGLEKAEAEFLGEQEAGMKLFAMLGFSHLLRLDEYVKDMQAIKHDYVLMGLELKTDEEYASAG, from the coding sequence ATGTCGATTGAACTACACCTCCACAAATACCCTAAAAAAGTCACCTTGAAGGACGGATTCAAGTGCACATTACGTCCGCTGCAGCGCGACGATGAGAGGGCATTCTTCGAATTCTTCCAGGCGATTCCCGAAAAGGAACGCATGTTCATCAAACATCGTGTTCAGGACGCGGCGGTCATCCGCAGTTGGTGCCAGCACATCGACTACGGCCGCAACTTCCCGCTCCTTGCGCTGGCCGAGAACAAAATCATCGGCACCGCCACCCTGCACCAACAGTTGGGCGGCTGGAAGCGCCACATCGGACGGATCAGCGTGCTCATGCACCCGCAGTTTCGCGGGCACGGCACCGCCCGGCTGCTTGTCGAGGAAGTGATTGACCTGGCGCGCAACGCCGGCCTGGAAAAGGCGGAGGCGGAATTTCTCGGAGAGCAGGAGGCCGGCATGAAGCTGTTCGCCATGCTCGGCTTCAGCCACCTGCTGCGCCTCGATGAATACGTGAAGGACATGCAGGCCATCAAACACGACTATGTATTGATGGGCTTGGAACTGAAAACGGACGAGGAATACGCCAGTGCTGGCTGA
- the rplQ gene encoding 50S ribosomal protein L17: protein MRHLKRTAKLGRTSEHRNAMLVNLVASLIKHKRVTTTLAKAKAARSVAEKMVTLGKKGTIHARRLAAARLRAQGRSLEQSKEERKKWRQNEDVVHILFDQIAPVFKDRKGGYTRIVKLGERRGDVAKMAILEWVELPAAGEPAPEPAAAKPEGEQK from the coding sequence ATGCGACATCTTAAAAGAACCGCCAAGTTGGGCCGCACGAGCGAGCATCGGAATGCGATGCTGGTCAACCTCGTCGCCAGCCTGATCAAACACAAGCGGGTGACCACGACGCTGGCCAAGGCCAAGGCCGCCCGTTCCGTGGCCGAGAAAATGGTCACCCTCGGCAAGAAGGGCACCATCCACGCCCGCCGGCTGGCCGCCGCGCGGCTGCGCGCGCAGGGTCGATCACTCGAACAGAGCAAGGAAGAGCGCAAAAAGTGGCGTCAGAACGAGGATGTGGTGCATATCCTGTTCGATCAGATTGCCCCCGTCTTCAAGGACCGTAAGGGCGGCTATACGCGCATCGTCAAGCTGGGCGAGCGGCGTGGTGACGTGGCCAAGATGGCTATTTTGGAATGGGTGGAACTGCCTGCCGCGGGCGAACCGGCGCCGGAACCGGCCGCGGCCAAGCCTGAAGGTGAGCAGAAGTAA
- a CDS encoding DNA-directed RNA polymerase subunit alpha, translating to MPIRLGRFEMPKRLTKDESTATDTYARFIAEPFETGYGHTIGNSLRRVLLSSLEGAAITSVKIDGAMHEFAVVDGVVEDVTEIVLNLKKIKFKANTRDPQTLLLSVNKEGAVTAADIQVNQNLELVNPDQHICTLDKKKKFEMELEVKVGRGFCPGDENKKPGQAIGVIAIDSIFSPVTRVRYGVEAARVGQRTDYDRLVVEVWTDGRMTPDDALTQSSAILQHHLDVFVGYDKNAVEFEEVADRQDDEKAKLKKLLNMSVNEIELSVRAANCLNNANITTVGQLAMKSEQEMLKYRNFGKKSLNEIKDKLQALGLALGMTFEAELLDGPKDDKKV from the coding sequence ATGCCTATTCGTCTCGGACGTTTTGAAATGCCGAAGCGGCTCACGAAGGATGAGAGCACCGCAACGGACACCTATGCCAGGTTCATTGCCGAACCATTTGAAACCGGTTACGGCCACACCATCGGCAACTCCCTGCGCCGCGTGCTGTTGAGCTCGCTTGAAGGCGCGGCCATCACCTCCGTCAAGATCGACGGCGCGATGCATGAGTTCGCCGTGGTTGATGGCGTCGTCGAGGACGTGACCGAAATCGTCCTCAACCTCAAAAAGATCAAGTTCAAGGCCAACACGCGCGACCCTCAAACCCTGTTGCTCTCCGTCAACAAGGAAGGCGCCGTCACGGCGGCGGACATTCAGGTCAACCAGAACCTCGAACTGGTCAATCCCGACCAGCACATCTGCACGCTCGACAAGAAAAAGAAGTTCGAGATGGAACTCGAGGTGAAGGTCGGCCGCGGATTCTGCCCGGGTGACGAAAACAAGAAGCCCGGCCAGGCCATTGGCGTGATCGCCATTGATTCCATTTTCTCGCCCGTCACGCGCGTTCGTTACGGCGTCGAAGCGGCCCGCGTTGGCCAGCGCACGGACTATGACCGTCTGGTCGTGGAAGTCTGGACGGATGGGCGGATGACACCCGACGATGCGCTGACCCAGTCGTCGGCGATTTTGCAGCACCACCTCGATGTGTTCGTTGGCTATGACAAGAACGCCGTTGAGTTCGAAGAGGTGGCGGACCGGCAGGATGACGAAAAGGCCAAGCTCAAGAAGCTCCTCAACATGAGCGTCAATGAAATTGAGCTGAGCGTGCGTGCTGCCAACTGCCTGAACAACGCCAACATCACCACCGTTGGCCAGCTGGCGATGAAGAGCGAGCAGGAGATGCTCAAGTATCGCAACTTCGGCAAGAAGTCCCTGAATGAAATCAAGGACAAGCTGCAGGCGTTGGGCCTGGCGCTCGGCATGACGTTCGAGGCCGAACTGCTCGACGGGCCGAAGGATGACAAAAAGGTCTGA
- the rpsD gene encoding 30S ribosomal protein S4, whose amino-acid sequence MARYTGPRVRISRRFGVPIFGPTKYLERRAYPPGMHGPKSRRKFTEYGLGLIEKQKLRYYYGLMERQFRGVYEKAIRRRGVTGEQMLQILETRLDNVVYQLGFANTRAAARQMVGHGHVQVNGRKVNIPSYALRVNDVITIKNNNVSRQMATKNLESATSRAVPDWLSLSKDELKGVVMRIPSRDEIQPIANEQAVVEFYSR is encoded by the coding sequence ATGGCTCGTTACACTGGTCCTCGCGTCCGCATCAGCCGCCGCTTTGGCGTCCCCATTTTTGGGCCGACGAAGTATCTGGAACGCCGTGCTTATCCGCCCGGCATGCACGGCCCCAAGTCCCGCCGGAAATTCACCGAATACGGTTTGGGCCTCATTGAGAAACAGAAGCTGCGTTATTATTACGGACTGATGGAACGCCAGTTCCGGGGCGTTTATGAGAAGGCCATCCGCCGGCGCGGCGTCACCGGCGAACAGATGCTCCAGATTCTGGAAACCCGCCTGGACAACGTGGTTTACCAGCTTGGTTTTGCCAACACCCGTGCGGCGGCACGACAGATGGTCGGACACGGCCACGTGCAGGTCAACGGCCGCAAGGTGAACATCCCGTCCTATGCGCTGCGCGTGAACGACGTGATCACCATCAAGAACAACAATGTCTCGCGCCAGATGGCGACCAAGAATCTGGAGAGCGCCACCAGCCGCGCCGTGCCGGACTGGCTGTCGCTCAGCAAGGACGAGCTCAAGGGGGTTGTCATGCGCATTCCCTCCCGCGATGAGATTCAGCCCATCGCCAATGAGCAGGCCGTCGTTGAATTTTATTCCCGCTAA
- the rpsK gene encoding 30S ribosomal protein S11, translating into MSDETKPKIEAAAEKPAKAAKPAKKEKTAAPEAAAAPAPAVAEAKPAEGPVAGSAPTAAELLADDLAGKKIVKAKGSKNITTGVANILATFNNTQVNITDMHGNIIGWSSAGRVGFKGSRKSTAYAAQQVAQDAARQAMAHGMREVEVRVKGPGSGRESAIRALQAIGLEVTMIRDVTPVPHNGCRPRKKRRV; encoded by the coding sequence ATGTCCGACGAGACCAAACCGAAGATCGAAGCCGCGGCGGAGAAACCCGCCAAGGCCGCCAAGCCCGCCAAGAAAGAGAAGACCGCTGCGCCGGAAGCCGCCGCCGCTCCCGCGCCTGCTGTTGCGGAAGCCAAGCCTGCAGAAGGACCCGTTGCCGGCAGTGCGCCCACCGCAGCTGAATTGCTGGCTGACGATCTGGCCGGAAAGAAGATCGTCAAGGCCAAGGGTTCCAAGAACATCACGACCGGAGTGGCCAACATTCTGGCGACGTTCAACAACACCCAGGTCAACATCACGGACATGCACGGCAACATCATCGGGTGGTCCAGCGCCGGCCGCGTTGGTTTCAAAGGGTCGCGCAAGAGCACGGCCTACGCCGCCCAGCAGGTGGCGCAGGACGCTGCCCGCCAGGCGATGGCCCACGGCATGCGCGAAGTGGAAGTGCGCGTGAAAGGCCCCGGCTCGGGCCGCGAATCGGCCATCCGTGCCTTGCAGGCCATCGGACTTGAAGTCACGATGATCCGGGACGTCACCCCGGTGCCGCACAATGGCTGCCGACCGCGCAAGAAGCGCCGCGTCTAA
- the rpsM gene encoding 30S ribosomal protein S13, translating to MARIIGVEIPPNKRIEIALRYVYGIGPTNAKEILANAGIDPGIRAKDLTEAQLSQIVHAIQEGKYVIEGDLRREIGMNLKRMQAIKCYRGVRHLRGLPVRGQRTQTNARTRKGPRKTVGVQRNPNAKTGIH from the coding sequence ATGGCACGTATCATTGGTGTTGAAATCCCGCCGAACAAGCGCATCGAAATCGCGCTGCGCTACGTTTACGGCATCGGGCCCACGAATGCGAAGGAGATTCTGGCCAACGCCGGCATCGACCCCGGCATCCGGGCCAAGGACCTGACGGAAGCCCAGCTTTCCCAAATCGTCCATGCCATTCAGGAGGGCAAGTATGTCATCGAAGGTGACCTGCGCCGCGAAATTGGCATGAACCTCAAGCGCATGCAGGCCATCAAGTGCTATCGCGGCGTCCGCCATCTGCGCGGCCTCCCCGTGCGTGGCCAGCGGACGCAAACCAACGCCCGCACCCGCAAGGGCCCGCGCAAAACGGTCGGCGTGCAACGCAATCCCAACGCCAAAACCGGCATCCACTAA
- the rpmJ gene encoding 50S ribosomal protein L36, which produces MKVRASVKKLCEHCKVVRRKGVIRVICTNRRHKQRQG; this is translated from the coding sequence ATGAAGGTTCGCGCGTCAGTCAAAAAACTTTGCGAGCACTGCAAGGTGGTTCGCCGCAAGGGCGTCATTCGGGTGATTTGCACCAACCGGCGCCACAAACAACGTCAAGGCTAG
- the infA gene encoding translation initiation factor IF-1 (stimulates the activities of the other two initiation factors, IF-2 and IF-3), whose amino-acid sequence MRAQDAFRVEGVVTEVCSERTCRVRLANGHVVFGFVPVRQSGQARLLVGRKVNLQLSPYDLSEGRILVEAHSN is encoded by the coding sequence ATGCGCGCACAAGATGCCTTCCGGGTTGAAGGTGTCGTAACGGAAGTCTGTTCGGAGCGCACCTGTCGGGTGAGACTGGCCAATGGCCATGTCGTGTTCGGTTTTGTGCCTGTTCGCCAGAGCGGTCAGGCCCGGCTGCTGGTCGGCCGGAAGGTAAATTTACAACTGTCGCCCTACGACCTGTCGGAGGGGCGAATTTTAGTCGAAGCACATAGCAATTGA
- the map gene encoding type I methionyl aminopeptidase translates to MIILKSERDLEAMRPACGVARTVLEEVAAFIRPGLTLKQVDSYAAERIRAYGAKSAFLGYRKYPCHICISVNDQVVHGLAIDRELRFGDIVSLDVGVVHNGFIGDTATTVAVGGCSVEAQRLMDVTEKALHEGIAQAVVGRRVTDISRAIQNYVEGNGFSVVREFVGHGVGRSMHEEPQVPNFVDPKSNQRLRPGMTIAIEPMVNAGLPGVKILNDGWTVVTQDGSLSAHFEHTVLITEAEPEILTCAHKMPSGLKVS, encoded by the coding sequence ATGATCATTCTCAAAAGCGAGCGGGATTTGGAGGCGATGCGACCCGCTTGTGGAGTGGCGCGGACGGTGTTGGAGGAGGTGGCCGCGTTCATTCGGCCCGGGCTGACGTTGAAACAGGTGGACAGTTACGCCGCCGAGCGGATTCGCGCATATGGTGCAAAGAGCGCCTTTTTAGGCTATCGCAAGTATCCGTGCCATATTTGCATTTCGGTTAATGACCAGGTGGTGCACGGGCTGGCCATCGACCGCGAATTGCGCTTCGGTGACATTGTCAGCCTCGATGTCGGGGTGGTGCACAACGGGTTCATCGGGGACACGGCGACGACGGTGGCGGTGGGCGGTTGCAGCGTCGAGGCGCAGCGGTTGATGGATGTGACCGAAAAGGCGCTCCATGAAGGCATTGCGCAGGCGGTGGTGGGCAGGCGCGTCACCGACATTTCGCGCGCCATTCAGAACTATGTGGAAGGGAATGGCTTCAGCGTTGTGAGGGAATTCGTGGGCCACGGGGTGGGGCGCTCGATGCATGAGGAGCCGCAGGTGCCAAACTTTGTGGATCCCAAGAGCAATCAGCGCCTGCGTCCGGGAATGACGATTGCCATTGAGCCAATGGTCAACGCCGGATTGCCCGGGGTGAAGATCTTGAATGATGGCTGGACAGTCGTCACGCAAGATGGTTCACTCTCGGCCCATTTTGAACATACGGTTCTGATCACCGAAGCGGAGCCGGAGATTTTGACATGCGCGCACAAGATGCCTTCCGGGTTGAAGGTGTCGTAA
- the secY gene encoding preprotein translocase subunit SecY: MFANIANTFSNCFKIPELKSRIIFTMVVLAICRIAAVVRIPGLDGTALANFFAQNAHASSSVLGMYSMFTGGALEHCAIGALGIMPYISATIIIQLMTAVVPQLSKLAREEGGRVKLIQYGRYLTVLLCLGQGAAMALGWENPNKIFGEGIGRLVLYSDSMIWWYRIQTVLILTTGTMLLMWLGEQITDRGIGNGISLIITIGIVARLPQAFQGLVDMFGSSGSENKLKVGEAGILIALLAAVIAGVVAVTQAQRKIPVQYAQRAVGRKVFAGGTSFMPLKVNYAGVMPIIFAQAILMFPQKFFMFVGGMVQNKFLKDLFNWFSIHLSDGSGFYLTIYSLMILFFSYFWVATQFNELQISDDLKKNGGYIPGVRPGQATSDYLHFSMTRITFAGAFFLVIIAVIPMLLYRMMGVPYPVAQFFGGTSMLITVGVMLDTMRQVESHLLMRHYDGFLKKGRLKGRF, translated from the coding sequence ATGTTTGCCAACATCGCCAACACCTTCAGCAATTGCTTCAAGATTCCGGAACTAAAATCCCGGATCATCTTCACAATGGTGGTTCTGGCGATCTGCCGCATCGCGGCGGTCGTCCGCATTCCCGGGCTGGATGGCACGGCGCTCGCCAATTTTTTTGCCCAGAACGCGCATGCCAGTTCCTCGGTGCTGGGCATGTATAGCATGTTCACCGGTGGAGCGCTGGAGCACTGCGCCATCGGCGCGCTGGGCATCATGCCCTACATCAGCGCCACCATCATCATTCAGCTGATGACCGCCGTCGTGCCCCAGTTGAGCAAGCTGGCGCGTGAAGAAGGCGGACGTGTGAAGCTGATTCAATACGGGCGCTACCTGACCGTGCTGCTCTGCCTTGGCCAGGGCGCGGCGATGGCGCTGGGCTGGGAAAACCCGAACAAAATATTTGGCGAAGGCATAGGCCGGCTGGTGCTTTACAGCGATTCCATGATCTGGTGGTATCGCATTCAGACCGTTTTGATCCTCACGACCGGCACCATGTTGCTCATGTGGCTGGGCGAACAAATCACCGATCGGGGCATCGGCAACGGCATCTCGCTCATCATCACCATCGGCATTGTGGCCCGCCTGCCACAGGCGTTTCAGGGATTGGTGGACATGTTTGGAAGCTCCGGCAGCGAAAACAAGCTGAAGGTTGGCGAAGCCGGCATTCTCATCGCGTTGCTGGCCGCCGTGATTGCCGGGGTTGTGGCGGTCACCCAGGCTCAGCGCAAAATTCCGGTGCAATACGCCCAACGGGCCGTGGGCCGCAAGGTGTTCGCCGGCGGAACCTCGTTCATGCCGCTCAAGGTCAATTATGCCGGCGTGATGCCGATCATCTTCGCTCAGGCGATTTTGATGTTCCCCCAGAAGTTCTTCATGTTTGTGGGGGGCATGGTGCAAAACAAATTTCTCAAGGACCTCTTCAACTGGTTTTCGATTCATCTGAGCGATGGCTCCGGATTTTATCTGACCATTTATTCGCTGATGATCCTGTTCTTCTCCTATTTCTGGGTGGCCACGCAATTCAATGAATTGCAGATTTCGGACGACCTGAAGAAGAACGGCGGTTATATTCCAGGGGTTCGCCCCGGCCAGGCCACCAGCGATTACCTGCACTTTTCCATGACCCGGATCACGTTCGCCGGCGCGTTCTTTTTGGTCATCATTGCCGTGATTCCCATGCTCCTGTATCGCATGATGGGCGTTCCGTATCCGGTGGCACAATTTTTCGGCGGCACGTCCATGCTGATCACTGTCGGTGTGATGCTGGACACCATGCGTCAGGTCGAGTCGCATTTGTTGATGCGTCATTACGACGGTTTTTTGAAGAAGGGCCGCCTCAAGGGCCGGTTCTAA
- the rplO gene encoding 50S ribosomal protein L15 encodes MRLHDLKPRPGAKHRRKRLGQGESSGHGKTSGRGGKGQTARSGSSIRIGFEGGQMPLIRRIPKRGFNNTRFATVYLPVNVSSLNDFADGTRVDEAALRASGLASGKAAGIKILGDGELTKKLTVCASAFSASARAKIEARGGTCEVVAGKQSETAKG; translated from the coding sequence ATGCGACTTCACGATTTAAAACCTCGTCCGGGTGCCAAGCACCGCCGGAAGCGTTTGGGGCAGGGTGAATCCAGCGGTCACGGCAAAACGTCCGGCCGCGGTGGCAAAGGCCAGACCGCCCGCTCAGGCAGCTCCATCCGCATCGGTTTCGAAGGTGGTCAGATGCCTTTGATCCGCCGCATTCCGAAGCGCGGTTTCAACAACACCCGCTTCGCCACCGTTTATCTGCCGGTGAATGTCAGTTCGTTGAATGACTTTGCCGACGGCACGCGGGTGGATGAAGCCGCGTTGCGCGCCAGCGGGCTGGCGAGCGGCAAGGCCGCCGGCATCAAGATTCTGGGCGACGGTGAGTTGACCAAAAAACTCACGGTTTGTGCGAGCGCCTTCAGCGCTTCCGCCCGGGCCAAGATTGAGGCCAGGGGCGGGACGTGCGAAGTGGTTGCCGGCAAGCAGTCTGAGACCGCCAAGGGTTAA